The following are from one region of the Corythoichthys intestinalis isolate RoL2023-P3 chromosome 17, ASM3026506v1, whole genome shotgun sequence genome:
- the setd1ba gene encoding histone-lysine N-methyltransferase SETD1B-A isoform X3 — translation MIIDPALKKGSHKLFRYDGHAFNMPNPGFPPVESVRDPRIGLLWTKYKETDLPVPKFKIDEYYIGPVPPKEVTFARLNDNIREGFLTDMCKKFGDIEEVEILYNPKNKKHLGIAKVVFESVKAAKVAVQMLHNTSVMGNIIHVELDPKGENRLRYFQLLMNGSYTPRTLPVGGEEAREVSPRSLAEALLACEPIRRLSESSLSSAAGSLPPSGGASTTPLSMETGYSSVRPDTPQSQGTPRQTGTPFSQDSSYSSRQSTPAYQSGRAENSGGYKSRRHESKFQDAYNRRPERPQYRSNMYRSSAASEPASFKQHHLTPPEPQPATPSFSYTAPPPATPNFKSAFSPYQAPLPPAFPPSEPAFHHSSQRDSEYQRPPQPPPTAPADFLPSKDRPETPPIPEPPPEPGPRPGTPPPRTPERCPSPGSPAADPERNSLDSRIEMLLKEKRTKLPFLTERDSDTELRMEGSPISSSSSQLSPIPPYTGGEAQNSRPCSTGLEDISPTPLPDSDSDDEPVPGTASLVRWIGSPLDRENNNQGKEEHSRGHTETDKMETSHQSSGEDMEISDDEMPGTPTGSGDKGIVVNSAVSPIQTLGLPPPGFPHLPHQPGFSLPHHHLAAVPGHPAHLAVHPHLLPHVAHYAPGMIPLVQMELMNCLRWEQWSTVPMSFQMQQQMLSRMAQTRGPYPYPHYLDGAAAGPFAAPYPHPSVGATHVPGQAWQHPSMPVFNPSVPPPGYESKKEDPHKATVEGVLQVIVKELKAIMKRDLNRKMVEVVAFRAFDEWWEKKERSAKASLTPIKGSEGKEEERPKPKETIGSSLLENWNKGESLGYEGMGLGIGLRGAIRLPSFKVKRKDPPEAITAGENKRARPSIPVDDELEDEDRDRDPTELPSDDSKMDGDGISIKRRHSRPLDLDSEGEEEAETSGKEESLGDREEEPDETAPAEKLSPSKNDDEADRDSSSDSTSSDSSDDESESSASSGSSSGSSSASSDSSEYELSSEEEVSEAEVEEDDVGKASKTSSSSSSSSSSSSDEEGGMDAETPGPTADATEEMSNIPKVRPPSPEEEFVEEQKPPSPKVIPVKVEEVSSDEIGGVKAEYIRPPTPTGAPPSDSEQESKSRGNVAAQGTPATPGGLAPCHLPSEAPAPRSASTSLMRLPLPPRPTVEGGSLLRPPLERARPATDEELPRTPGRDLTERARSLGKSQSTDTVPRTPGSDAPLTGSSLLLSSPHVPGSPFSYPAQSPVLSAGVPRTPGRDLTFAPVFPDPSALNRKISSESPDERPVFKEPHVAALANRASSTGTVLPAGFPGDDSETSDDVPSTKKPVRLKGKRVPLISESPEGTPLRDASPDGDSRAGEEPRTAPPDSEDGFLSYEEDAPVTVKPARRTRRGWEELLLDSLSPVTTPPRSYFSRRSDFEEMTILYDIWNEGIDEEDIRFLQITYDKMLQQDNGNDWLNDTLWVNHPQTNVPRVKKKRRDDGMRDHVTGCARSEGYYKIDKKDKIKYLQSTRLQSEEPPIDTQGMSIPAQVHASTRAGSERRSEQRRLLSSFACDSDLLKFNQLKYRKKKIRFCKSHIHDWGLFALEPIAADDMVIEYVGQNIRQVIADMREKRYEEEGIGSSYMFRVDHDTIIDATKCGNFARFINHSCNPNCYAKVITVESQKKIVIYSRQPINVNEEITYDYKFPIEDEKIPCLCGAENCRGTLN, via the exons GTGAGAATCGCCTTCGGTACTTCCAACTCCTGATGAACGGAAGCTACACGCCGCGGACACTGCCCGTCGGCGGAGAGGAAGCCAGAGAAGTTTCTCCTCGTAGCCTGGCTGAAGCTTTGTTG GCATGCGAGCCCATCAGGCGGTTGTCGGAGAGCAGCCTGTCTTCGGCGGCAGGCTCGTTGCCTCCGAGCGGCGGCGCCTCCACCACGCCGCTGTCCATGGAGACTGGGTACTCCAGCGTAAGGCCGGACACGCCCCAGTCCCAGGGGACGCCACGGCAAACCGGCACCCCCTTCTCCCAAGACTCCAGCTACTCCAGTCGCCAGTCCACCCCCGCGTACCAGTCCGGCCGGGCGGAGAACTCCGGGGGATACAAGTCGCGGAGGCACGAGAGCAAGTTTCAGGACGCGTATAATCGCAGACCGGAGAGGCCGCAGTACCGCAGCAACATGTACCGGAGTAGCGCCGCGTCTGAGCCGGCATCCTTTAAGCAGCACCACCTTACCCCTCCCGAACCTCAGCCCGCGACTCCCTCTTTCTCTTACACTGCTCCTCCCCCAGCGACGCCCAACTTCAAGTCTGCTTTCTCGCCTTACCAGGCGCCCTTGCCTCCCGCCTTCCCCCCATCGGAACCCGCCTTTCACCACTCGTCCCAAAGGGACAGCGAGTACCAGCGGCCCCCTCAGCCCCCTCCGACTGCCCCTGCTGACTTTTTGCCCTCCAAGGATAGACCGGAAACCCCTCCCATCCCAGAGCCCCCGCCGGAACCGGGACCCCGCCCCGGCACGCCTCCTCCCCGGACTCCCGAGCGATGCCCGTCGCCCGGCTCGCCCGCCGCCGATCCGGAGCGCAACAGCCTGGACTCGCGCATCGAAATGCTCCTAAAGGAGAAAAGGACTAAACTGCCTTTCCTGACGGAGCGAGACTCGGACACCGAACTGCGAATGGAGGGAAGTCCCATTTCTTCCTCTTCCTCGCAGCTTTCCCCCATACCGCCGTATACGGGCGGCGAAGCGCAAAACTCACGACCGTGTAGCACGGGCTTAGAAGACATCAGCCCCACTCCACTACCGGACTCTGACTCTGATGACGAGCCCGTCCCGGGCACCGCCTCGCTGGTCAGGTGGATCGGCTCTCCACTCGATCGCGAAAACAACAATCAAGGCAAAGAGGAACATTCTCGAGGACATACTGAAACAGACAAAATGGAGACG AGTCATCAGTCGTCCGGAGAAGACATGGAGATCTCTGACGACGAGATGCCCGGCACACCCACTGGCAGTGGCGACAAAGGCATTGTTGTTAACTCGGCCGTGTCGCCGATCCAGACCCTGGGCCTTCCCCCGCCGGGCTTCCCGCACCTGCCCCACCAGCCCGGCTTCAGCCTGCCGCACCACCACCTGGCCGCCGTGCCCGGTCATCCGGCTCACCTGGCCGTGCACCCGCACCTGCTGCCCCACGTGGCTCACTACGCTCCCGGCATGATCCCTCTGGTCCAAATGGAGCTGATGAACTGTTTGCGGTGGGAACAGTGGAGCACGGTTCCCATGTCCTTTCAAATGCAGCAGCAGATGCTGAGTCGCATGGCGCAGACTAGAGGCCCGTATCCATACCCTCATTACCTGGACGGCGCCGCTGCCGGGCCCTTCGCAGCGCCGTACCCGCATCCCTCTGTGGGTGCCACGCACGTGCCAGGACAAGCGTGGCAGCATCCCAGCATGCCCGTGTTCAACCCATCCGTTCCTCCTCCCGGCTACGAGAGCAAAAAGGAGGACCCCCATAAGGCCACCGTTGAAGGGGTGCTGCAAGTCATCGTCAAAGAACTGAAGGCCATCATGAAGAGGGATCTCAATCGCAAAATGGTAGAGGTGGTTGCCTTCAGAGCCTTTGACGAGTGGTGGGAGAAGAAGGAACGCTCGGCCAAG GCATCCTTGACTCCAATCAAAGGTTCAGAAGGAAAGGAGGAAGAGCGACCGAAACCCAAAGAGACCATCGGTTCAAGTCTGCTGGAGAACTGGAACAAGGGCGAGAGCCTGGGCTATGAAGGGATGGGATTAGGAATTGGCCTGCGAGGAGCCATTCGCTTGCCCTCCTTCAAG GTGAAAAGAAAGGACCCACCTGAAGCCATTACCGCGGGGGAAAATAAACGAGCACGACCCTCCATTCCCGTTGATGACGAGCTTGAGGATGAAG ACCGCGATCGAGACCCAACGGAACTCCCTTCGGACGACTCTAAAATGGACGGCGATGGCATTTCGATCAAGAGGAGACACTCGCGCCCGCTGGACCTCGACAGCGAGGGCGAAGAGGAGGCGGAAACCTCGGGGAAAGAAGAGTCGTTGGGCGATCGAGAGGAAGAACCCGACGAGACGGCGCCCGCCGAAAAGCTGTCGCCGAGCAAG AACGACGACGAAGCCGACAGAGACTCCTCCAGCGACAGCACCTCTTCCGATTCATCTGACGACG AATCGGAAAGTTCGGCGTCCTCCGGGAGCAGCTCTGGCTCCTCGTCGGCCAGCTCCGACTCCTCAGAGTACGAGTTGAGCTCGGAAGAAGAGGTGTCGGAAGCGGAGGTGGAAGAAGACGACGTGGGAAAAGCTAGCAAGACCTCCTCTTCCTCTTCGTCGTCTTCATCTTCGTCCTCCGACGAAGAAGGAGGGATGGACGCCGAGACGCCGGGTCCCACGGCTGACGCAACAGAGGAGATGAGCAACATACCTAAAGTCAGACCTCCGAGTCCTGAGGAGGAGTTTGTGGAGGAGCAAAAACCACCATCGCCTAAAGTCATCCCAG TCAAAGTGGAAGAGGTCAGCAGTGATGAAATTGGCGGCGTGAAGGCGGAGTATATCCGGCCTCCCACACCGACAGGAGCCCCGCCGTCCGACAGCGAGCAGGAAAGCAAGAGCAGAGGTAACGTGGCGGCCCAGGGAACGCCCGCGACGCCAGGCGGATTAGCCCCGTGCCACCTCCCATCCGAAGCCCCCGCACCCCGAAGCGCTTCGACCTCTTTAATGCGCCTCCCTCTCCCGCCTCGCCCGACAGTAGAAGGCGGCTCGCTCCTCCGGCCGCCCTTGGAACGGGCTCGCCCGGCCACGGACGAGGAACTCCCGAGGACGCCCGGCCGGGATCTGACGGAACGAGCCCGGAGTCTGGGCAAGTCTCAGAGCACGGACACGGTGCCGAGGACGCCAGGTAGTGACGCCCCGCTAACGGGGAGCAGCCTGTTGCTCAGCTCCCCTCACGTTCCCGGTAGTCCTTTCTCTTACCCCGCTCAGTCCCCTGTCCTAAGCGCCGGAGTCCCTCGCACTCCGGGTCGGGACTTAACCTTTGCCCCCGTCTTCCCCGACCCCTCTGCGCTTAATCGAAAGATCTCCTCCGAGAGCCCGGACGAACGGCCCGTGTTTAAGGAGCCGCACGTTGCCGCCTTAGCTAACCGAGCCTCGTCAACAGGTACGGTACTTCCGGCCGGCTTCCCCGGGGACGATTCTGAGACGTCTGACGACGTCCCGTCGACGAAGAAACCCGTACGGCTCAAAGGGAAAAGGGTCCCGCTGATCTCCGAGTCCCCGGAAGGAACTCCTTTGCGAGACGCTTCTCCCGACGGCGACTCGAGGGCAGGGGAAGAACCTAGGACGGCGCCCCCCGACTCTGAGGACGGCTTCCTCTCTTACGAAGAGGACGCCCCAGTGACGGTCAAGCCGGCGCGGCGCACGCGGCGAGGCTGGGAGGAGCTTCTCCTGGACAGCCTGTCCCCTGTCACCACGCCGCCTCGCTCCTACTTCTCCAGACGCAGCGACTTTGAGGAGATGACCATCTTGTACGACATTTGGAACGAGGGCATCGACGAGGAGGACATCCGCTTCCTGCAGATCACTTATGATAAGATGCTGCAGCAGGACAACGGCAACGACTGGCTGAACGACACGCTTTGGGTTAATCATCCTCA AACCAACGTCCCCCGGGTTAAGAAGAAAAGGCGAGACGACGGCATGAGGGATCATGTCACTGGCTGCGCTAGAAGCGAAGGCTACTATAAGATCGACAAGAAGGACAAGATCAAGTACCTGCAGAGCACGCGGCTGCAGTCTGAGGAGCCGCCCATTGACACGCAG GGCATGAGTATTCCTGCGCAAGTCCACGCGTCCACCAGAGCCGGTTCAGAGCGGCGGTCCGAGCAGCGACGCTTGTTGTCGTCCTTTGCGTGTGACAGCGACCTGTTGAAGTTCAACCAGCTCAAG TACCGCAAGAAGAAGATTCGATTCTGCAAGTCGCACATCCACGACTGGGGGTTGTTCGCTTTGGAGCCCATCGCTGCGGACGATATGGTCATTGAGTACGTGGGTCAAAACATCAGACAG GTGATCGCGGACATGCGCGAGAAGCGTTACGAAGAGGAGGGCATCGGTAGCAGTTACATGTTCCGCGTGGACCACGACACCATCATTGATGCCACCAAATGCGGGAACTTTGCACGTTTCATCAACCACAGCTGCAAC CCCAACTGTTACGCCAAGGTGATCACGGTGGAGTCGCAGAAGAAGATCGTCATCTATTCTCGGCAGCCCATCAACGTCAACGAGGAGATCACGTACGACTACAAGTTCCCTATCGAGGACGAGAAGATCCCTTGCTTGTGCGGGGCTGAGAACTGCAGGGGGACTCTCAACTGA